The Carnobacterium mobile DSM 4848 genome includes a window with the following:
- a CDS encoding ABC transporter ATP-binding protein: MTAILQIKNIHKSFEMGTINENHVLKGLNLTIEEGEFVTIIGGNGAGKSTLLNSIAGSFFVESGHIFLDGEDVTHQKTAERAKNIGRVFQDPKMGTATRLSIEENLAVAYNRGKKRGLSLGVKEKQRIEFCERLKQLDLGLETRLKMEVGLLSGGQRQALTLLMATLQTPKLLLLDEHTAALDPKTSKMVLELTDKVVKEEQLTTMMITHNMENAIEYGNRLIMLYNGQVAVDVSGKEKQNMTVPDLLELFHKNSGDRVSDDALILG, encoded by the coding sequence GTGACAGCTATTTTACAAATTAAAAATATCCATAAAAGTTTTGAAATGGGAACAATTAATGAAAACCATGTATTAAAAGGCCTGAATCTAACTATTGAAGAAGGCGAATTTGTTACGATTATTGGAGGAAATGGTGCTGGGAAATCAACACTCTTAAACAGTATTGCTGGAAGCTTTTTTGTTGAATCAGGACACATTTTTCTAGATGGTGAAGATGTAACGCATCAAAAAACAGCAGAACGAGCTAAAAATATTGGGCGTGTCTTTCAAGACCCTAAAATGGGAACAGCTACAAGGTTAAGTATTGAAGAGAACTTAGCAGTTGCCTATAATCGTGGAAAAAAACGCGGACTGTCACTTGGAGTTAAAGAAAAGCAGCGCATAGAATTTTGCGAACGATTAAAGCAATTGGATTTGGGATTAGAAACTCGTTTGAAAATGGAAGTAGGCCTTTTATCCGGAGGGCAAAGGCAGGCGTTAACTTTACTGATGGCCACATTACAAACACCAAAACTATTATTGTTAGACGAACATACAGCTGCCTTGGATCCAAAAACAAGTAAAATGGTACTTGAATTAACGGATAAAGTTGTAAAAGAGGAACAGTTAACTACCATGATGATCACCCATAACATGGAGAACGCGATTGAATACGGCAACCGGTTGATCATGCTGTATAATGGTCAAGTAGCAGTAGATGTTTCTGGTAAGGAAAAACAAAATATGACAGTTCCCGATTTGCTGGAGTTGTTCCATAAAAACAGTGGA